Proteins from a genomic interval of Choristoneura fumiferana chromosome 12, NRCan_CFum_1, whole genome shotgun sequence:
- the LOC141433316 gene encoding uncharacterized protein — protein sequence MVSKAVLVFLFGASVAYGTILPRLHPAPHKVAVQGFMSKGCPSAPELAPLICKFLQPSMRLPYKPQLIEPMTYIPPLVVENCETPQLEMEIELPRLVPEKKPIVIPEAPSLPPITIPQFPIPVMVEKPVPPPVPIVEPCEPEFIPERPVVSIPVPTVVQVEPCLDDVVPMEPVVIPQPPELPPFVMPELPVLVPAPPMDVAPCPEDEPIHIVPAPEHIQPLAPMPAPPQLPPVRLPELPVHIEIPPRPIVSPPVIVEDPCITEDIAVPHPAPVLVPHPSRLPEPVQVAFEEPIPVPIFSDPCEPALQPVVKMGGLPPYFVKHPFFHHFRPMKNAGIPSLPILPFKK from the exons ATG gtTTCCAAAGCTGTTCTTGTATTTCTCTTCGGAGCATCAGTAGCTTATGGTACAATTCTGCCTAGACTACACCCAGCCCCACATAAAGTTGCTGTTCAAGGATTTATGTCAAAAGGATGCCCTTCTGCACCAGAACTAGCGCCACTGATATGCAAGTTCTTGCAGCCAAGCATGAGACTACCTTACAAGCCTCAATTGATAGAGCCCATGACATATATACCTCCACTGGTTGTTGAGAACTGCGAAACTCCTCAATTGGAAATGGAAATTGAATTACCGCGGCTGGTACCAGAAAAGAAGCCAATTGTTATTCCCGAAGCACCATCACTGCCACCGATCACGATACCGCAGTTTCCGATTCCTGTGATGGTGGAAAAACCAGTTCCGCCGCCGGTACCAATTGTCGAACCTTGTGAACCAGAATTTATTCCAGAAAGGCCTGTTGTAAGCATTCCTGTTCCAACAGTCGTTCAAGTTGAGCCTTGTCTTGATGACGTGGTGCCGATGGAACCTGTTGTGATTCCGCAGCCTCCTGAATTGCCACCTTTTGTTATGCCCGAACTTCCAGTGCTCGTGCCTGCACCTCCTATGGATGTCGCACCATGCCCCGAAGATGAACCCATCCATATCGTGCCAGCCCCAGAGCACATTCAACCACTTGCGCCAATGCCGGCTCCCCCGCAGTTGCCTCCAGTTCGTTTACCCGAACTCCCAGTGCATATTGAAATTCCTCCTCGACCAATAGTTTCACCTCCAGTGATTGTTGAAGACCCGTGCATTACTGAAGACATTGCGGTGCCACATCCCGCGCCTGTGCTTGTACCTCATCCTTCACGATTACCTGAACCCGTTCAAGTGGCATTTGAAGAACCCATTCCAGTCCCGATTTTTTCGGATCCTTGCGAGCCGGCTTTGCAGCCAGTAGTTAAGATGGGAGGTCTTCCACCTTATTTTGTTAAGCACCCATTCTTTCACCACTTTCGACCAATGAAGAATGCTGGGATTCCATCTCTACCGATTTTACCTTTCAAGAAATGA
- the LOC141433322 gene encoding uncharacterized protein, which yields MKTVLLLSCLVAASMAMGIPRSSVESAAARRALPALQHEEIHDEFGQYALRYVTAEGTVVSERGRLVPIPGGSGHVLVTEGETSYIGDDGNTYITKYSAGFDGYKVDGPTIA from the exons ATGAAGAcc GTCCTTCTCTTATCTTGCCTGGTGGCCGCCTCAATGGCGATGGGGATCCCTCGCAGTTCAGTGGAATCAGCAGCAGCTCGCAGGGCACTCCCAGCTCTTCAGCACGAGGAGATCCATGACGAGTTTGGCCAGTACGCCCTTCGCTACGTCACCGCCGAGGGTACCGTGGTCTCCGAGCGTGGCCGCCTGGTCCCAATACCCGGCGGCAGTGGCCACGTCCTCGTCACTGAAGGAGAGACTTCCTACATCGGCGATGATGGCAACACGTACATCACTAAATACAGCGCTGGCTTTGATGGATACAAGGTTGACGGTCCCACCATAGCTTAA